GTTTGGTGTGCGGGGCCGGTGGCGATGGGGCGTTTGGGGTTGCTGATCCAGTCTGACCAGGCGCCGATGTAGACGGGGATTTGTCCGCCGAGTCCTGCTGCGCCTGCGGCGAGGGCGATGAAGCTGGCGACGACGCCGGATCCGCAGGTGGTGGCGATGGGTGTTTCGGTGGTGGCTCCGACGGCGGCGAAGCGTTCGAGGAGCTGGTCTGGGGGCAGGAGTTTGCCTTCGTCGTTGATGAGGTCGGTTGCGGGTAGGTTGACGGCTCCGGGGATGTGGCCGGCGGCGGTGTCGACGGGTTCGTTGCGTCCTTCGAATCGTTCGGGTGCGCGGCCGTCGATGAGGATGCCGTCGCGGGCGTAGAGTTCGGCGGTTTCGGCGGTGAGGTAGGACAGGGCGCTGCGGCGTACGGAGAAGTCGCCTTCGTCGATGAGTCGGATGCCTGCTTCGGTGGGGAGGCGTTCGTTGCGCCAGGCGCTTAGTCCGCCGTCAAGGACGTAGACGTCCATTTTTCCGAAGTGGCGTAGGAGCCACCAGGCGCGGGCTGCGGCGAAGGATGTGAAGTCGTCGTAGACGACGACGGGTCGGTCGTTGTCTACGCCGCATTCGGCCATGTCGATTTCGAAGTCGTCGATGCGTGGCATGGGGTGGCGGCCGGTGTCGGGGCCGGGGGTGCCGGAGAGGTCGCGTTCGAGGTCGACGAAGATGGCACCGGGGATGTGGGCTTGGAGGTAAGAGTCGTAGCCGTCGTCTGCGCCCAGTTGCCAGCGGACATCGAGGACTAGGGGTCGCTCGGCGGCGCCGCGGTGGAACTTTTCGGCGAGTTCGCTAGCTGTGATGAGGGGGTACCGGTGCATGGGAGGAAGCCTAATCGGTGTCGTAGTCAGGAGCGGGGTGGACAGGGTTGGTTGCGGTAGGTGGCGTGCTGGGGTGGTGGTTTGTGTGGGTTGTGCGTTTGTTAGGCGTGTTTGTCGGTAGTTGTTTTTAGGGTGGTGGGGTGAGTGATTTTTTGGGTGATGCTGTGGGGGGTTACTCGTCGGGGAGTGTGGACGGGGGGCGTTATGGTGCGCGGGATCGGGCGCGGTGGGTGCAGGAGCCGGCGGCGCGAAAGTTGGCTACTCGTGATGATTTTGCGCGGGATCGGGCGCGGATTTTGCATTCGGCGGGTTTTCGTCGGTTGGCGTCAAAGACGCAGGTGGT
This region of Dermatophilus congolensis genomic DNA includes:
- a CDS encoding sulfurtransferase, producing MHRYPLITASELAEKFHRGAAERPLVLDVRWQLGADDGYDSYLQAHIPGAIFVDLERDLSGTPGPDTGRHPMPRIDDFEIDMAECGVDNDRPVVVYDDFTSFAAARAWWLLRHFGKMDVYVLDGGLSAWRNERLPTEAGIRLIDEGDFSVRRSALSYLTAETAELYARDGILIDGRAPERFEGRNEPVDTAAGHIPGAVNLPATDLINDEGKLLPPDQLLERFAAVGATTETPIATTCGSGVVASFIALAAGAAGLGGQIPVYIGAWSDWISNPKRPIATGPAHQTPTDDTGTHPDQHA